The sequence ATTTAGATTGTTAAGCGCACGATAGGACGAGTTGGATATCTAGCTAGACACGTTTTCTGGACCGGCTCTCTTCTTCACTAATGAAAGTTGGCTCTTCTTGGACATCTGCATAGAACCAGTAACAAGCATCGTTTGAACTGTATGGTTTTATATCTTTAATTGGCTGAGAGTATGATTTCTCATACGGGTCTGCCAAGAGACTAGTGTGAAAATGAATCTGATATGGCGGAAATACAGTTGACTGTGATTGACGGAAGTGGTCCTCTGCCAGAAAATCATAAGGATTAGAATCTTTCTTTGTGTTTTTAAGATAATTTGGACATGTATCATCGAAGTGTTCTGAGTATGAACTGGTGGAATGTATGTAAGTGTTTTTTATGTAATAAGTATCTGTAATTACCCGACTTGAAGATAAACAGGAATAAATGGAATGTGCTTCAAACGGTTGTCTATACGAAGCCTGATTCGATGACATATTCTTCCCGCGCACGTATGATTCCTGCTCAGTGGAAGGGTATCTCGTCCTGTTTTCTGATTGACTATATGTTGTCATATATTCTGAGGCCGAATGTAATGGTTGATGACCCTCCCTGTATTTAATTTCAGCCTCAACCCCTGTGAAAGTTTCATCAAGTGAAAGTCCGAACTTTGTCTTGATTAAATTTAACTCTTTCTGGAGCTTGTTGTTTTCTCTGGTCAGTTCAATAAGTTGGTTTTTCAGAGCTAGCCTTTGGCTACTCTTCTTTTGTCTGGACCTTCTTGCAGCCTCATTATTCGTACGCCTTTTCTCCCAGTAAGCATAATCTTTCTTACTTTCCGGAATGTATTCCTTCTGCCTACGGCTAGGAAAATATACCACTGAATTAGAGTTATCATCGTATTCATGGACAGCTGCAGACGATTTTGCTAGGTAAACGGATTCCGTAGGAGACGTATTGTCTGATTTCGAATGAGATGAGTTTGTCATAATAGTATATATTTCCGTCTTGGAATGATTCGAATCTGTATATCTATCCATGTTGAAAGTAAACTAATTATCCATTGAAAATGAACTTGTCCGAAAACAAGTTAGATAGAGAGGCTACCCAAAGCCATTGCTATGTTTTTCCTGTATTGTTGTGATTGTTCTTCTTACAAAACAATGGAAAGTCTTGAGCAGACACTTGTGTTTCTTGTTTGAAGTCTTTAGTAACctgttaacaaaaataaatttattaatggCGTGTTGAAGTAATATTGCATTTACGGTATGCAAAACATCTAACAACATTTTTTCGAATATACGAAAGCCCATAAACCATGTCGGTTCTCATCCATTCTTCCACGTTTATTTGTTGAAGTCTTGCTGactcaaaataaattttatcttatcttatgttaTCACATCTGGCAGTATGCCATGTATAAACTACCATCACATGTTGAAATCTAATTATACACACCTTGTTTTAAGGTTCAGAATACTTACTGTACCAAAGCATTGTTTTCCAATAACTCTCACATTGCATAAGTTTCTTTTCGGTACtgttttgttgttactttaaaatgttttatgcaatGTAGTaagttttttaatttcttcttacTCGTAAATTTATTTTTGCCGTCCAGTCACATTTAGATATTCagtaattaataattttatagaTAGCTGTTATGTTTAAAACGTCACAGTGGCTCGCTTGAAAAGAAACCCacacaaaacaagcaaatattttgtGGATGTCTTCAAGGATGTATATTATAattcttgataacgtgttagaatcgaaatgatatacctcaaacagtgatttgatcaggaataaagtcattgttagtcgcttagatgcgtattattatatcactcgggccaCGCCCTTTTGGTATAGTTCCTTTCCACCTggactccaaacagtgattttattcaacgacaaatcactgtttcgGATTAGATTATTTCTTAATTCCAAGAAATTCTGAGTAGACAATCGGGTTGAAAAACTACATCCTACTGATATCAGGCTTAAAGTGTTCCTGGAAATGGTGTCATGTTTGTCTTTAATATGGAATTTCAAACAGAAccattttctctttaaataagtgattcattttaataatgttaaaagACACAAGATAAAGTTAAAAGTGCTTAAAGAAGATTTTCTGAAGTTGCACGTAACAATATCAAATTCTAAGTCAGGGGAGTAGGAAATGATTAAAGTAAGCATTTAGAAAAACTGGATGTCCGTCATGTGCCTTTGACATACTGACACCAGAAATGGTAGGAATATTTCACTGACTACAAGATATCATTCTATGATGTTTGACTGTTTTATGTTCAAGTGTTATCCAGTTATTATTGATAGGAAAACGTTTCAATacaaaaagtaacattaattttttGATCAATTGACCATAAAGGAACACGTTTcacctactgaccacagacaaccATCGTATCAAATTTGAAAGCCATAGTCCTAGTCTTTCTCTGTTTGGTTATTGGAATGTAGTCACTCTCAAAAGATCATCAACATACTAAACCCTTGACCAATTTGTGGTCATAGTGGTAATTATCCGAAATGTTTTAAGACTGTAGACCAAAGCCTTCTTAAATCATTGATCGAAAACTCTTTTCGATTTAGAAACATTGTTAATTTGACCTTTACGTACTGACCCAAAATATACCCGGTAATAGTGATCATAATATATTGGCCACAGGCAATCGTGTTATGAAATTTGACTCCGTCATTCTACCGTTTAATTGTTTGAATACCCTAAAgtcactttgacctactgacccaaaacaatagggtcacCAACTACCCACAGTCTTCATGCTATTGAAAAGATTTAACTCTTGCCTTCTCGAGCAATTGGTCAAATACCGTTTTAAATCTTTGGATAACTGTTACCTTGACTGTTTCTTGACCTACTTTCAATATAAAGTGCGTGTCATCTACTGACCTCAAGCAACCGTTGTTTATTGACGGTCTACCCTGTAAGCGTACCTGCGATAATTGATCCTAAACAGTTGCCAATTTTAGAACGCTGTAATATATCAAGCTATGGCTTACCcaacaaataaaaatacattttactatCACTCAACCAGCGTGGGTCAAAGCAATATGTGcctgaggtcgtgggttcgatctccggccgcgtcataccaaggacgtgaaaaatggtacaagtagctcccttgcttggcgctcagtattaaaaaagggaaactggcctcttcaatcataccctcgtggcgatggattccatcaagaATGAGGTatcgagagtgattaatgtaacttgtagaacttccttcacaatctacctaaaataaattatgtataaactaattgGAATAAATTCTCACTTTTCGGATCACCGCGTCATTGACATTTGATCTACTGACACTTGAGCATACTCAAGTTATCTACTGACCTACAGACTAGCCATCATTCTACGAAGTGCTGACACCAAAACCAAAGATTTTGTTTCGTTGTTGTTATGTTAAGAGTCAGTACGACACAATTTAGATCATATTGTTAAGCAACTGCCCTCGTGACATTTCTACGATTAGATATGGACGATATGCTATGACAGTTGTCTGTCGTTGCCTAGCACAGATGCCTACAAAGGCTACCTAGCTGCAGCCGATCTTAAAGTGATGATCTTTTATGCTTTTGACTCATTCTGTTTAGACAGTCCGTTACCTATTCTTAGTGTATGTCTCATAAATGGTAGTCTCTTATATCTTTGTCCCATTCTTATGGCAATACGCAGTAATATGTTCTCATAAGAATCCTCTGTGAACATAAGGGGGTCTGTTTTGTCTTATTTCAACGTTGTGAATGGCCCTAACTAGGACTGAAATGATAGCAATTCTTAGAGAAAACGACTGTATGACAACAGTCCGTTTTTGATTGTTTCAGTCTATGAATTGTAAGCTACAATATGGAAGAGCCTTTTTACGAAAATCTTACTGAAAGGTAGAAATAACAGCAAACGTTTAATCTGGTTATGAGTCAACTTCTACCTGTCCGATTTTGCCAGCTGTTTTCACCATCTGTCGAAACTATTTGATCTCTCCATTCTTTATATGCActgatttgtatgtatattgGTAGGACTGTGTGTAACATAttagaaattgttttgttgagtttattGAAGCCACGTAAGAATTTTTATTGTATAAGTTTATTGTTGGTAATAATGGTACCAAAACTTGATCGTAAGGCATAACATGCGTTCCgttctgaaagaaaaaataacaactttgGATCATAACGTTATCGTagaaacaaatgaatatttttgtttggttaTTCACTGGA is a genomic window of Mercenaria mercenaria strain notata chromosome 18, MADL_Memer_1, whole genome shotgun sequence containing:
- the LOC128550532 gene encoding nuclear factor interleukin-3-regulated protein-like, with the translated sequence MTNSSHSKSDNTSPTESVYLAKSSAAVHEYDDNSNSVVYFPSRRQKEYIPESKKDYAYWEKRRTNNEAARRSRQKKSSQRLALKNQLIELTRENNKLQKELNLIKTKFGLSLDETFTGVEAEIKYREGHQPLHSASEYMTTYSQSENRTRYPSTEQESYVRGKNMSSNQASYRQPFEAHSIYSCLSSSRVITDTYYIKNTYIHSTSSYSEHFDDTCPNYLKNTKKDSNPYDFLAEDHFRQSQSTVFPPYQIHFHTSLLADPYEKSYSQPIKDIKPYSSNDACYWFYADVQEEPTFISEEESRSRKRV